From a region of the Candidatus Azobacteroides pseudotrichonymphae genomovar. CFP2 genome:
- the panB gene encoding 3-methyl-2-oxobutanoate hydroxymethyltransferase: MPLHTGDIRKITIQHLIEMKSYCEKISMITAYDYSMASIIDKTGMDIVLVGDSASNVMAGNTTTLPITLDQMIWYAQSVRKAVQRALLCVDMPFGSYQGNSKKAVHSAIRIIKETGADAIKIEGGKEICESVKRILSAGIPTMGHLGLTPQSINKLGGYSIQAKKKDEAQRLMEDACLLEELGCFSIVLEKIPAKLGKQVSEKLSIPLIGIGAGPYVDGQVLVLQDMLGINKSFAPRFLRCYADLYNVIKKSVEHYVQDVKNANFPNEQESY; encoded by the coding sequence ATGCCCTTGCACACAGGAGATATTCGTAAAATTACTATTCAACATTTGATCGAAATGAAATCCTATTGCGAAAAAATCTCTATGATTACCGCTTATGACTATTCTATGGCTTCGATTATAGATAAGACTGGAATGGATATAGTCTTAGTTGGAGATTCAGCTTCCAATGTGATGGCAGGGAATACAACTACTCTTCCTATTACTTTAGATCAAATGATTTGGTATGCTCAATCGGTACGAAAAGCTGTGCAAAGAGCTTTGCTTTGTGTTGATATGCCTTTCGGTTCTTACCAGGGAAATTCTAAAAAAGCCGTTCATTCGGCTATCCGTATAATAAAGGAAACGGGTGCCGACGCTATTAAAATAGAAGGAGGGAAAGAGATTTGTGAATCTGTTAAGCGAATACTTTCGGCTGGCATTCCTACTATGGGGCACTTGGGATTGACTCCACAATCTATCAATAAACTTGGGGGTTATTCCATTCAGGCAAAAAAAAAAGATGAAGCTCAAAGGTTAATGGAAGATGCTTGTTTATTAGAGGAATTAGGTTGTTTTAGTATCGTTTTGGAAAAAATCCCTGCTAAATTAGGGAAACAAGTATCTGAAAAATTATCCATCCCTCTTATCGGAATTGGGGCAGGTCCTTACGTAGATGGACAAGTATTGGTTTTGCAAGATATGTTAGGAATTAATAAGAGTTTCGCTCCACGTTTTCTTCGTTGCTATGCGGACTTGTACAATGTTATTAAAAAATCAGTAGAACATTATGTTCAAGACGTAAAAAATGCTAATTTCCCAAATGAGCAAGAATCATATTGA
- a CDS encoding CPBP family intramembrane glutamic endopeptidase, producing MKLIVKLKGRFEQSSVVTQFLILVFTTIAGLTMTSIMSSIILIMKFGTESLMIVRESPEWMKNMQFFQTIGVFIFPAIICAWLFSDNYKSYLHIDTAFQGSIIGLVMLSILVIIPFLNGIYVFNQQMVFPKCLNGLEAWMKNYEKLSQNVIERMLYVYRWQDLVSNILIVCIFTAIGEEFIFRGILQNLLNRFIKNQYLVIWIVAILFSIVHLQFYGFLSRMLLGAYLGYLLYYTGNIWISILAHFMNNFLGVINSYIFQDNPKMVERINNIGSGTTWWLSIVSLTLFFILFYIIKDCVSSNHPNCFD from the coding sequence ATGAAATTAATAGTGAAATTGAAAGGGAGATTTGAACAATCATCTGTAGTTACACAATTTTTAATATTAGTTTTTACAACTATAGCAGGATTAACAATGACTTCTATAATGAGCAGTATCATTCTAATAATGAAATTTGGAACAGAATCTTTAATGATAGTTCGAGAATCTCCGGAATGGATGAAAAATATGCAATTTTTTCAAACTATAGGAGTATTTATTTTCCCAGCAATAATTTGTGCTTGGTTATTTAGTGATAATTATAAAAGTTATCTGCACATTGATACTGCTTTTCAGGGCTCTATTATTGGTTTGGTAATGTTGAGTATATTGGTTATTATACCATTTTTGAATGGTATCTATGTTTTTAACCAGCAAATGGTTTTCCCAAAATGCTTAAACGGATTGGAAGCGTGGATGAAAAATTATGAAAAACTTTCTCAAAATGTTATCGAGAGAATGTTATACGTTTATCGTTGGCAGGATTTGGTTTCTAATATTCTGATAGTATGTATATTTACAGCCATAGGAGAAGAGTTTATTTTTAGAGGTATTTTGCAAAATCTCTTAAATAGATTCATTAAAAATCAGTACCTGGTTATTTGGATAGTGGCTATTTTGTTTAGTATAGTCCATTTACAATTTTATGGATTTTTATCTCGTATGTTGCTTGGAGCTTATTTGGGCTACCTTTTATATTATACAGGTAATATTTGGATTTCTATTCTAGCACATTTTATGAATAATTTTTTAGGTGTTATAAATTCTTATATATTTCAAGATAATCCTAAAATGGTGGAGAGAATAAATAATATTGGAAGTGGAACTACTTGGTGGCTATCCATTGTTTCTTTAACATTGTTTTTTATCCTCTTTTATATAATAAAAGATTGTGTTTCTTCGAATCATCCAAATTGTTTTGATTAA
- a CDS encoding YggS family pyridoxal phosphate-dependent enzyme produces MNVIDRLNYIRKHLKEGVRLVAVSKFQNSESILEVYNAGQRLFGENKVKELYHKYQQLPKDIEWHFIGHLQTNKLNYVVPFVDTIHSIDSFRLLNKTNYCALKYNRRIKVLLQMHIAKEVNKFGFSFGEVENLLSDKLWKTFKNVDIIGLMGMASFTENQDQITKEFSSLSNFFLKLKNQYFFDKKNFKELSMGMSGDYLLAIKQGSTMVRIGSSIFGKKTKNNEINSEIEREI; encoded by the coding sequence ATGAACGTAATCGATAGACTAAATTATATAAGGAAGCATTTAAAAGAAGGTGTTCGTTTAGTAGCAGTTTCGAAGTTTCAAAACAGTGAATCTATTCTCGAAGTCTACAATGCAGGGCAGCGTCTATTTGGGGAAAATAAAGTAAAGGAATTATATCACAAATACCAACAATTACCAAAGGATATAGAATGGCACTTTATCGGACATTTGCAAACGAACAAACTCAATTATGTTGTTCCCTTTGTGGATACAATCCATTCGATAGACAGTTTTCGACTTTTAAATAAGACAAATTATTGTGCTCTGAAATATAATCGTAGAATAAAAGTTCTATTACAAATGCATATTGCAAAGGAAGTAAATAAGTTTGGTTTTTCTTTCGGAGAAGTTGAAAACTTACTTAGTGATAAACTATGGAAAACTTTTAAAAATGTAGATATCATAGGTTTGATGGGGATGGCTTCTTTTACAGAAAATCAAGATCAAATAACAAAAGAATTTTCTTCACTTTCTAATTTTTTTTTGAAATTGAAGAATCAATATTTTTTCGACAAAAAAAATTTTAAAGAGTTATCAATGGGAATGAGTGGTGATTATCTATTAGCTATTAAACAAGGGAGTACAATGGTGAGAATAGGGAGTAGTATTTTTGGTAAAAAAACTAAGAACAATGAAATTAATAGTGAAATTGAAAGGGAGATTTGA
- the yihA gene encoding ribosome biogenesis GTP-binding protein YihA/YsxC: MDIKNAVFVVGNTDVGKCPRDGFPEYAFIGRSNVGKSSLINMLTGQKGLALTSSIPGKTQLINYFLINNEWYLVDLPGYGYAQGGKQKRRTLQRIIDNYLCQRKKELTCIFVLIDCRHNPQKNDTEFIQQLGGNGFPFVIVFTKIDKLSNKSLKENIDVYQSTLLKNWEELPSIFVTSSERKIGRDEILNYIEEINKTLQL; the protein is encoded by the coding sequence ATGGATATTAAAAATGCAGTATTTGTTGTTGGGAATACGGATGTTGGTAAATGTCCACGAGATGGTTTCCCAGAATATGCTTTTATTGGACGCAGTAATGTTGGGAAATCTTCCCTCATCAATATGCTTACAGGTCAAAAAGGTCTCGCACTAACATCATCTATTCCTGGGAAAACACAATTGATCAACTATTTTTTGATTAACAATGAGTGGTATTTAGTAGATTTGCCTGGTTATGGCTATGCACAAGGAGGAAAACAAAAACGTAGAACTCTTCAAAGAATTATAGATAACTATTTATGTCAACGCAAAAAAGAATTGACTTGTATTTTTGTGTTAATAGATTGTCGTCATAATCCCCAAAAAAACGATACAGAATTTATTCAGCAGTTAGGGGGGAATGGTTTTCCTTTTGTAATCGTATTTACAAAGATTGATAAACTATCGAATAAATCCCTGAAAGAAAATATTGATGTCTATCAAAGTACTTTATTGAAAAATTGGGAGGAACTCCCTTCTATTTTTGTAACTTCTTCAGAACGCAAAATAGGAAGAGATGAAATTTTGAATTATATCGAAGAAATAAATAAAACATTACAATTATAA
- the rpmF gene encoding 50S ribosomal protein L32: protein MAHPKRKTGKSRRDKRRTHYKATLPQIALDPTTGEYHLYHRAHWYEGKLYYKGKVITDKTSVGEV, encoded by the coding sequence ATGGCACACCCTAAACGAAAAACCGGTAAAAGCAGAAGGGACAAAAGAAGAACACATTATAAAGCCACACTTCCTCAAATAGCTCTCGACCCAACAACAGGTGAGTATCACTTATATCATAGAGCACATTGGTACGAGGGAAAGTTGTACTACAAAGGTAAGGTAATCACAGATAAAACATCTGTGGGAGAGGTTTAA
- a CDS encoding beta-ketoacyl-ACP synthase III, translated as MNKIHAVITGIGGYVPEYKLTNEEISTMVDTSDEWILKRIGIKERRILKPEEGKGITYLALKAIEDLKSRHDFDPLEIDAVLFATATPDYPFPNSASLIAHKVGITNAFGFDMEAACSGFIYALEVAQGFIVSGKHKKVMIIAGDVLSVFIDYSDRNTSPIFGDGCGCALVEATMEDIGLVDSIMRCDGSIPESLHVYGGGSVNPTTYETINNKLHYVWQDGKVVFRHAVSNMADTCQKLISKNNLSKDEIDWVVPHQANLRIIDAVTNHLKISRERVMINIEKYGNTGAASIPLCLCEWESKLHKGDKMIFTAFGAGFTWGATYLKWGYDSH; from the coding sequence ATGAATAAGATCCATGCTGTGATAACAGGAATAGGGGGTTATGTCCCCGAATACAAGTTAACTAATGAAGAAATATCTACAATGGTAGATACTAGTGATGAATGGATTCTTAAAAGAATAGGCATCAAGGAAAGAAGAATACTTAAACCAGAGGAAGGGAAAGGAATCACCTATTTAGCTTTGAAAGCAATAGAAGATTTGAAAAGCCGACATGATTTTGATCCTTTGGAAATAGATGCTGTTCTTTTTGCTACTGCTACTCCCGATTATCCATTCCCTAATTCTGCTAGTTTGATTGCCCATAAAGTGGGAATAACCAATGCTTTTGGATTTGATATGGAAGCTGCTTGTAGTGGATTTATATATGCTTTGGAGGTTGCTCAAGGTTTTATTGTTTCTGGCAAACATAAGAAAGTAATGATAATTGCTGGTGATGTGCTTTCTGTATTTATAGACTACAGTGATCGGAATACTTCTCCGATTTTCGGCGATGGTTGTGGTTGTGCTCTGGTAGAAGCAACTATGGAAGATATAGGACTTGTAGACTCTATCATGCGTTGTGATGGAAGCATTCCTGAGAGTTTGCATGTATATGGAGGAGGGTCAGTTAATCCTACCACTTATGAAACAATAAATAATAAACTACATTATGTTTGGCAAGATGGTAAGGTTGTTTTTAGGCATGCAGTATCGAACATGGCAGATACTTGTCAAAAGTTAATTTCGAAAAATAATTTATCCAAAGATGAAATTGATTGGGTAGTCCCGCATCAAGCAAATTTACGTATTATAGATGCTGTAACAAATCACCTGAAAATTTCCCGTGAAAGAGTGATGATTAATATAGAAAAGTATGGGAATACAGGTGCGGCAAGTATTCCTCTCTGTTTGTGTGAGTGGGAATCAAAATTACACAAGGGGGATAAAATGATTTTTACTGCTTTCGGAGCTGGCTTTACATGGGGGGCCACTTATTTGAAGTGGGGTTATGACTCGCATTGA
- a CDS encoding 3-phosphoshikimate 1-carboxyvinyltransferase, with protein sequence MIYKVQPPADLYINTSVQLPASKSISNRVLILNALSKNDIYFIENLSDSDDTQALQYALQSDDVDFDIGAAGTSMRFLTAYLSQRKGNWSITGTERMKNRPIWILTDALCQLGAEISFLEKKGFPPLYIVGKKLRGGSISLDGGISSQYISALMMIAPVLEQGLTMQLEGIIISRPYIGMTIRLMEVFGIRVEWEENIIWIRPQLYRMHSSFKVESDWSAASYWYEIIALASKDSLIELLGLEENSIQGDAQGRFLFEKLGVQTMFDVFTTLGERKEISTTLSPILPRFTGEMLSYNFVNEPDLVQTFVVSCCLLNIPFCFKGLQSLRIKETDRITALQKEMRKLGYLIRIKDCTGDTMEWKGERCKQEDNPVILTYEDHRMAMAFAPVCLKLKKISIDTPEVVSKSYPNYWRDLEQAGFIITNCN encoded by the coding sequence ATGATTTATAAAGTACAGCCACCTGCTGATTTGTACATAAATACTTCTGTACAATTACCTGCTTCTAAAAGTATTAGCAATCGTGTTTTGATTTTGAATGCCTTGAGCAAAAATGATATCTATTTTATAGAGAATCTTTCGGATAGTGATGATACCCAAGCATTGCAATATGCTTTACAGTCAGATGATGTTGATTTTGACATTGGTGCGGCTGGGACTTCTATGCGTTTTCTTACAGCTTATTTATCTCAACGAAAAGGTAATTGGAGTATTACAGGAACGGAAAGAATGAAAAATCGTCCAATTTGGATATTGACTGATGCTTTGTGTCAATTGGGTGCTGAAATTAGTTTCCTTGAAAAGAAAGGGTTTCCGCCTTTGTATATTGTTGGTAAAAAATTGAGAGGGGGATCAATCTCTTTAGATGGCGGAATTAGTTCGCAATATATTTCTGCATTGATGATGATTGCTCCTGTTTTGGAACAAGGATTGACTATGCAATTGGAAGGTATCATAATTTCTCGACCGTATATTGGGATGACTATCCGTTTGATGGAAGTATTTGGAATTCGGGTTGAGTGGGAGGAAAATATTATATGGATTCGTCCTCAGTTATATCGTATGCATTCGTCGTTTAAAGTGGAAAGTGATTGGTCGGCAGCTTCTTATTGGTATGAAATAATAGCTTTGGCTTCGAAAGATTCTTTAATAGAGTTATTAGGGCTAGAAGAAAATAGTATACAGGGAGATGCACAAGGACGATTTTTATTCGAAAAATTAGGAGTGCAAACAATGTTTGATGTCTTTACTACTTTAGGCGAAAGAAAAGAAATTTCAACAACCTTGTCTCCTATTTTACCTCGTTTTACAGGAGAAATGTTAAGTTACAATTTTGTTAATGAACCAGATTTAGTTCAAACTTTTGTTGTAAGTTGTTGTTTGCTTAATATTCCTTTTTGTTTTAAAGGGTTACAAAGTTTGAGAATAAAAGAGACAGATCGCATTACTGCCTTGCAGAAAGAAATGCGTAAACTTGGGTATTTAATTAGAATTAAGGATTGTACTGGGGATACTATGGAATGGAAGGGTGAAAGGTGCAAACAAGAAGATAATCCTGTTATTTTAACTTATGAAGATCATCGTATGGCAATGGCTTTTGCTCCAGTTTGTCTAAAATTGAAAAAAATTAGTATAGATACGCCTGAGGTGGTTAGTAAATCTTATCCTAACTATTGGAGGGATTTAGAACAGGCTGGATTTATAATTACGAATTGCAATTGA
- the glyA gene encoding serine hydroxymethyltransferase, with translation MKKDELIFKLIEQENNRQCEGIELIASENFVSPQVLKAAGSILTNKYAEGYPRKRYYGGCQIVDEIEQTAIDRLKHLFHAEWVNVQPHSGAQANMTVFLACLQPGDYFLGLGLSHGGHLSHGSPVNFSGLSYKALEYGTEKENGKINYQQLEYVAMEKIPKLIIAGASAYSRDWDYQRIRLIADKIGAIFMVDMAHPAGLIAAQLLDNPLHYAHIVTSTTHKTLRGPRGGIILMGKDFENPWGRTTTKGKIKMMSEILDSALFPGVQGGPLEHIIAAKAIAFYEALQPEYVVYQKQVKKNAQVMAKALNSTGYKIVSGGTDNHLMLVDLRSKFPTLSGKQAEVALVSADITVNKNMVPFDNRSPFLTSGLRFGTPAITTRGAKEPLMEEIVELIDTVLSNVDNDKIVSSVKKKVNILMKDYPLFAW, from the coding sequence ATGAAAAAAGACGAATTAATTTTCAAACTAATCGAACAAGAAAACAATCGTCAATGCGAAGGTATTGAACTAATAGCTTCTGAAAATTTTGTAAGTCCTCAAGTACTAAAAGCAGCTGGTTCTATACTAACTAACAAATATGCTGAAGGTTATCCAAGAAAACGATACTACGGAGGGTGCCAAATAGTAGATGAAATAGAACAAACGGCTATAGATCGTTTAAAGCACCTTTTTCATGCTGAATGGGTAAACGTACAACCCCATAGTGGAGCACAAGCTAATATGACTGTATTCTTAGCCTGTCTTCAACCCGGTGACTATTTTCTAGGATTAGGACTATCGCACGGAGGACATCTTAGCCATGGATCTCCTGTTAATTTTTCTGGGCTTTCCTATAAAGCTCTGGAATATGGTACAGAAAAAGAAAATGGAAAGATTAACTACCAACAACTGGAATATGTCGCAATGGAAAAAATACCTAAATTAATTATCGCTGGTGCGTCTGCCTATTCTCGCGATTGGGACTATCAGCGGATCCGGCTTATCGCTGATAAAATCGGAGCAATTTTTATGGTAGATATGGCTCACCCAGCTGGATTAATTGCTGCTCAACTTTTAGATAATCCACTTCATTATGCACATATTGTAACTTCTACTACACATAAAACACTACGAGGACCTCGAGGAGGAATCATCCTGATGGGGAAAGACTTCGAAAATCCTTGGGGTAGAACTACTACAAAAGGCAAAATTAAAATGATGTCTGAAATATTGGACTCGGCACTATTCCCTGGTGTACAGGGTGGGCCATTAGAACATATTATTGCAGCTAAAGCCATTGCTTTTTACGAAGCGTTGCAACCAGAATACGTTGTATATCAAAAACAAGTAAAGAAAAATGCTCAAGTAATGGCAAAAGCATTAAATAGCACAGGATATAAAATCGTTTCTGGAGGAACTGACAACCATTTGATGCTGGTTGATCTTCGTTCAAAATTTCCCACATTAAGCGGGAAACAAGCTGAAGTAGCACTTGTTAGTGCAGATATTACTGTCAACAAAAATATGGTGCCATTTGATAACCGTTCACCATTTCTTACTTCTGGTTTGCGTTTTGGAACTCCAGCTATCACTACACGTGGCGCAAAAGAACCTCTTATGGAAGAAATAGTAGAACTGATAGATACAGTTCTATCCAATGTAGACAATGACAAAATAGTCTCTTCTGTCAAAAAGAAAGTGAATATTTTAATGAAAGATTATCCTTTGTTTGCATGGTGA